A single genomic interval of Terriglobus albidus harbors:
- a CDS encoding isocitrate/isopropylmalate dehydrogenase family protein, which produces MDNQKIQTITLIPGDGIGPEVTNAVIRVLEATGVRFAWESFTVGADAFAQHGEYLPKELSHSIERTKVVLKGPVATPVGGGFRSVNVALRQQFELYANLRPVKNLPGVPTKYPDVDLIIVRENTEGSYIGREKEIAPGVVEAIKLVTEKASTRIARFAFEYARTHHRKKIDAIHKANIMKLSDGLFLDCARKVSQKFPTIAYGEKIIDNACMQLVLNPQQFDILLTENLYGDILSDLCAGLIGGLGLVPSANLGTEIAIFEAVHGSAPDIAGRNIANPTGLLQSAILMLWHIDEPIAAQRVQKALEYVYRQGKALTQDMAGSYGTMQFADAIIAAM; this is translated from the coding sequence GTGGATAATCAAAAAATACAGACCATTACATTGATTCCCGGCGATGGAATCGGCCCAGAGGTCACGAATGCAGTTATCCGGGTTTTAGAGGCCACTGGCGTTAGGTTTGCATGGGAATCGTTTACTGTCGGCGCGGATGCATTCGCGCAGCATGGGGAATATCTTCCGAAAGAACTCAGTCATTCGATTGAACGGACCAAGGTCGTATTGAAGGGACCCGTTGCAACTCCGGTTGGCGGTGGATTCCGCTCCGTAAATGTTGCCCTGCGACAACAATTTGAGCTCTATGCCAACCTTCGTCCAGTCAAAAATTTGCCTGGTGTTCCAACGAAATATCCTGATGTGGATCTGATCATTGTGCGTGAAAACACCGAGGGATCTTACATAGGACGTGAAAAAGAAATAGCCCCTGGAGTCGTTGAAGCCATCAAGCTGGTAACCGAAAAAGCATCGACGCGGATTGCCAGGTTTGCATTCGAATATGCAAGAACGCATCATCGCAAGAAAATCGACGCAATCCATAAAGCGAACATCATGAAGCTATCCGATGGTCTATTTCTAGATTGTGCACGGAAGGTCAGTCAGAAGTTTCCTACGATTGCCTACGGCGAGAAAATCATCGACAACGCCTGTATGCAACTGGTTCTGAATCCGCAGCAATTTGACATCTTGTTGACAGAGAATCTCTACGGAGACATTTTGAGTGATCTCTGTGCCGGCCTTATCGGCGGCCTGGGATTGGTGCCAAGCGCGAACCTCGGTACCGAGATTGCAATCTTTGAGGCTGTCCACGGTTCTGCCCCGGACATAGCGGGAAGAAATATCGCGAATCCGACGGGATTATTGCAATCGGCTATTCTCATGCTCTGGCACATCGATGAACCGATCGCGGCCCAGAGAGTTCAGAAGGCGCTTGAATACGTTTACCGGCAAGGCAAAGCATTAACCCAAGATATGGCTGGCTCGTATGGAACGATGCAATTCGCGGATGCGATCATTGCTGCTATGTGA
- a CDS encoding UPF0182 family membrane protein: MMPNTIHLPHSPGRRRRILLAIVPFAVLFLFGNTALSSYVNSLWFSSLGYGEVFWKTLGMQWGVFAAVATTTFLLFYGTFFGLKRIHRDDLPGSHTIILNRQPVTIPLGSLMRWLSVGVSGVIALVSGLAISADWPVLARFWYTPKVAGGTLDPIFGRPLNFYLFTLPVWRLTADWLTTLALFAFGIAVLFLFIANGSRALEGRREHYIKPPWHGLSLASAFLLLMLAVRMYIGRFDRLLGDHTVFSGASYMDAHLMIKGLLILCVALLLGAAVATVSAFADRGRRWLGLAVLPAVISFVALQLFSWYVNSFIVKPNELVRERPYIGYNIEFTRKAYGLDRITQREFSAQTTVESADAANNQDTLKNIRLWDWHALQDTLRQIQEIRTYYDFPDIDIDRYDLNGTTRQVMISTRELNTEKLPESSRNWINEKLIYTHGYGITMNSVNGFTAEGLPLLMLGNMPVQSTVPGLTLARPEVYFGQLTDKDVYVKTSQKEFNYPQGQSNNLTSYEGSGGIVLGGRLRRLLIAFDRGDLAKLPFSDDIRPDSRLLMRRNIIARASALAPFLTFDSDPYIVVGGDGRLSWIIDAFTTSETFPYSRHFNFAGDSINYVRNSVKVVIDAYDGTTTFYVFDPQDSIVGSYRNMFPGLFKDGSAMPETLRTHVRYSELLLKLQAEVYGLYHVTDPEMFYNREDLWTPASESSVDAQGQRSTQPIAPNFVLMKLPGESGTEFVNILPFTPANRNNLIGWIAGRSDGAHYGSAVVYNFPKTKLVDGPLQVEARIDQNAELSGQLTLWNQQGSRVRRGNLLVIPIGNALLYAQPIYLQAERSPMPELRLVVLALQDRLVYGPTFEAAMAGLFGGAASSTSTAQQTQSGTPSPAASRNPKERPDPKASCSARIPEAAKYLSDYQRLTSEGKLGAAGAKLEELKHALDELAACK; encoded by the coding sequence ATGATGCCCAATACGATCCATTTGCCTCACAGCCCGGGACGTCGCCGCCGTATTTTGCTCGCCATCGTTCCTTTCGCGGTCCTCTTCCTCTTCGGTAACACGGCGCTTTCGAGCTACGTAAACAGTCTCTGGTTTTCCTCGCTCGGCTATGGAGAGGTCTTCTGGAAGACCCTGGGAATGCAATGGGGTGTCTTCGCCGCAGTCGCGACGACGACCTTTCTCCTCTTCTACGGAACCTTCTTCGGCTTGAAGCGGATACACCGCGATGACCTGCCCGGCAGCCACACCATCATCCTCAATCGCCAACCGGTCACGATCCCGCTCGGCTCGCTCATGCGCTGGTTGTCAGTGGGCGTTTCAGGCGTCATCGCTCTCGTGAGCGGCCTGGCCATATCTGCGGATTGGCCTGTTCTGGCGCGCTTCTGGTACACGCCAAAAGTCGCCGGAGGCACGCTTGATCCCATCTTCGGCAGGCCGCTGAACTTTTACCTATTTACACTTCCAGTCTGGAGACTCACGGCGGACTGGCTCACTACGCTCGCGCTCTTCGCCTTCGGCATTGCCGTCCTCTTTCTCTTCATCGCAAACGGAAGCCGGGCCCTCGAAGGACGGCGCGAACACTACATCAAGCCACCTTGGCACGGCCTCTCCCTCGCGTCCGCCTTCCTGTTGCTCATGCTGGCCGTGCGGATGTATATCGGCCGCTTTGACCGACTGCTTGGGGACCATACAGTCTTCTCCGGCGCCAGCTACATGGACGCGCACCTCATGATTAAAGGCTTGCTGATCCTCTGTGTTGCGCTGCTTCTGGGTGCAGCAGTTGCGACGGTCAGTGCCTTTGCGGATCGTGGCAGGCGCTGGCTGGGCCTGGCTGTATTGCCTGCGGTGATCTCCTTTGTGGCGCTGCAGCTCTTCAGCTGGTACGTGAACAGCTTCATCGTCAAGCCGAATGAACTGGTACGGGAGCGGCCGTACATCGGCTACAACATCGAGTTCACGCGCAAGGCGTACGGGCTGGATCGCATCACGCAGCGGGAGTTCTCCGCCCAGACGACCGTCGAGTCAGCCGACGCCGCGAACAACCAGGACACCCTCAAAAACATCCGGCTCTGGGACTGGCATGCTTTGCAGGACACCCTGCGCCAGATCCAGGAGATCCGCACTTACTACGACTTTCCCGACATCGACATCGACCGTTACGACCTTAATGGCACAACTCGCCAGGTGATGATTTCTACTCGTGAACTCAACACCGAGAAGCTGCCCGAGAGCAGTCGCAACTGGATAAACGAGAAGCTCATCTACACGCACGGCTACGGTATCACCATGAACTCCGTCAACGGCTTCACGGCGGAGGGCCTGCCGCTCCTGATGCTGGGCAACATGCCTGTCCAGAGCACCGTTCCCGGACTCACGCTGGCGCGGCCAGAGGTCTACTTCGGTCAACTGACGGATAAGGACGTCTACGTCAAGACAAGCCAGAAAGAGTTCAACTACCCGCAAGGGCAGTCGAACAATCTGACCTCCTACGAAGGCAGTGGGGGCATCGTCCTGGGGGGAAGGCTACGACGTCTGCTCATCGCGTTCGATCGCGGCGATCTGGCTAAGCTGCCGTTCAGCGATGACATCCGCCCTGACAGCCGCTTGCTAATGCGGCGCAACATCATCGCGCGCGCGTCGGCGCTGGCGCCGTTCCTAACCTTCGACTCGGACCCCTACATCGTGGTCGGGGGCGACGGCAGGCTGTCCTGGATCATCGACGCCTTTACCACATCAGAAACCTTTCCCTATTCGCGGCACTTCAACTTTGCCGGCGACTCCATCAACTACGTGCGGAATAGCGTCAAGGTAGTCATCGACGCCTACGATGGCACGACGACCTTCTACGTCTTTGATCCCCAGGATTCGATTGTTGGATCCTATCGGAATATGTTCCCGGGCCTATTCAAGGACGGCAGCGCAATGCCGGAGACGCTGCGCACGCACGTCCGTTACTCCGAGCTGCTGCTGAAGCTGCAGGCGGAGGTATACGGTCTGTACCACGTGACCGATCCGGAGATGTTTTACAACCGCGAAGACCTCTGGACACCCGCCTCCGAGAGTAGCGTCGATGCGCAGGGCCAGCGCAGCACCCAGCCAATCGCCCCGAACTTCGTTCTCATGAAGCTTCCAGGCGAGAGCGGCACCGAGTTCGTCAACATTCTGCCGTTTACGCCGGCAAACCGCAATAATCTCATCGGCTGGATTGCGGGACGCAGCGATGGCGCGCATTATGGCTCCGCGGTCGTCTACAACTTTCCCAAGACGAAGCTTGTCGATGGTCCTCTCCAGGTTGAGGCCCGGATTGATCAGAACGCCGAACTTTCCGGTCAATTGACGTTGTGGAACCAGCAAGGTTCGCGCGTCCGCCGAGGCAATCTCCTTGTCATTCCCATCGGAAATGCCTTGCTCTACGCGCAGCCGATCTACCTGCAGGCCGAGCGAAGCCCGATGCCCGAACTGCGTCTCGTCGTACTTGCTCTACAGGATCGCCTCGTCTACGGACCGACCTTCGAGGCCGCGATGGCAGGGCTCTTTGGCGGGGCGGCGTCCTCCACCAGCACTGCTCAGCAGACGCAGTCGGGCACGCCGTCACCGGCGGCTTCCAGAAACCCCAAGGAACGGCCAGACCCAAAGGCATCCTGTAGCGCTCGCATTCCCGAGGCCGCCAAATATCTCTCCGATTATCAGCGCTTGACGTCGGAAGGCAAGCTTGGAGCCGCTGGCGCAAAGCTCGAAGAGCTGAAGCACGCGTTGGATGAATTGGCTGCTTGTAAGTAA
- a CDS encoding DUF1579 family protein → MKKMTILLAVCTMFLATSLQAQAPQGPPKPGPEVKKLDYNIGTWKVEGEAKPFGPMPGGKFTSTETCEWYSGGFFVMCHSEGAGPMGPEKGVSFMGYDPNEKVYTYHEFTSTGDAIDSKGTVNGDTWNWTAESKMGDAKISVRVTIKQVSQTEYTFKLEMSQNGGEFSVVEEATGHKVTAADPAKKS, encoded by the coding sequence ATGAAGAAAATGACTATACTGCTCGCGGTTTGCACGATGTTTCTTGCGACATCACTCCAAGCACAGGCGCCTCAGGGCCCGCCGAAGCCAGGACCTGAGGTGAAGAAGCTCGACTATAACATCGGCACGTGGAAGGTTGAGGGCGAGGCCAAACCATTCGGTCCAATGCCCGGAGGCAAGTTCACGTCCACGGAAACGTGCGAATGGTACTCGGGCGGGTTCTTCGTCATGTGCCACTCGGAAGGCGCCGGGCCGATGGGGCCAGAGAAAGGCGTCTCCTTCATGGGATACGATCCGAATGAGAAGGTTTACACCTACCATGAGTTCACCAGCACTGGCGATGCTATCGATTCGAAAGGCACAGTGAACGGCGACACGTGGAACTGGACCGCCGAATCCAAGATGGGCGACGCCAAGATCAGTGTGCGCGTCACCATCAAGCAAGTATCCCAAACCGAGTACACGTTCAAGCTCGAGATGTCGCAGAACGGTGGAGAGTTTTCGGTCGTCGAAGAAGCGACAGGTCATAAGGTGACCGCCGCGGACCCGGCTAAGAAGTCGTAG
- a CDS encoding helix-turn-helix domain-containing protein yields MARDERLKQHLGNGTTSTKAFSSLDRHVPIDARFGARLRDLRKERQWTQLYMATHLGIDRSHISDVERGRKSMTLSLIAVVALGFEISLSELLDHL; encoded by the coding sequence ATGGCCAGAGATGAAAGACTCAAGCAGCATTTAGGTAACGGAACTACCTCAACGAAGGCATTCTCCTCCCTAGACCGACATGTTCCCATCGATGCCCGTTTTGGCGCACGCCTTCGCGATCTGCGCAAAGAGCGCCAGTGGACGCAGCTATATATGGCCACCCATTTAGGCATTGACCGGAGCCACATTAGTGACGTGGAGAGAGGCCGCAAGTCGATGACGCTCTCGCTGATAGCAGTGGTAGCGCTCGGCTTTGAAATCTCCCTTTCTGAACTGCTGGACCACCTATAG
- a CDS encoding VOC family protein codes for MTPMIEKISAITFRVSNMQTSVQFYRDVLGMQLLYGGERASFSSLRANDSESAILNLERGDNVSRWGRLIFHVTDVDAVCTYLKERGFDPEIPRDASWGERYFHMLDPDGHELSFAQPLQ; via the coding sequence ATGACGCCGATGATTGAAAAGATTTCTGCGATTACTTTTCGGGTTTCGAACATGCAGACTTCGGTGCAGTTTTACCGAGATGTGCTCGGTATGCAGCTGCTTTACGGCGGAGAACGGGCGAGTTTCTCTTCACTGCGAGCGAACGATTCGGAATCTGCAATCCTGAATCTCGAACGAGGTGACAATGTGTCGCGCTGGGGCCGGCTGATCTTCCACGTTACGGATGTGGATGCGGTCTGCACATATCTGAAGGAGAGAGGCTTTGATCCTGAAATCCCGCGGGACGCGTCTTGGGGGGAACGCTATTTCCACATGCTCGATCCAGATGGCCACGAGCTGTCGTTTGCTCAGCCGCTGCAATGA
- a CDS encoding FmdB family zinc ribbon protein: MPHYEFFCNACKKTFDRILTMAEHDDAEKTVCPRCGSHEVEQRWSAFSAVTSKKSA; this comes from the coding sequence ATGCCCCACTATGAGTTCTTCTGCAACGCCTGCAAGAAAACATTCGACAGGATTCTGACCATGGCAGAGCATGATGACGCGGAAAAGACCGTCTGCCCGCGCTGCGGTAGTCACGAGGTTGAACAGCGCTGGTCTGCCTTCTCTGCCGTCACCTCGAAGAAGAGCGCCTGA
- a CDS encoding MTH938/NDUFAF3 family protein: MHLDKFSFGTLRINGTTYEQDVVIDRGEVRKRKKTPSRKFRDEFGHTPLSIEEKIPWKCHRLVIGTGAYGRLPVMKEVKLEAERRHVELVIAPTSEAIRLIEKEPAANAILHVTC, from the coding sequence ATGCACCTCGACAAATTTTCCTTCGGCACCCTCCGAATCAACGGCACCACGTACGAGCAGGATGTCGTGATCGACCGCGGAGAAGTCCGCAAACGCAAGAAGACGCCTTCCAGGAAATTCCGTGACGAGTTTGGGCATACGCCTCTGTCCATCGAAGAAAAAATACCCTGGAAATGCCACCGGCTTGTGATCGGCACCGGGGCGTACGGCCGTTTGCCAGTTATGAAGGAAGTGAAACTCGAGGCGGAACGCCGCCACGTCGAATTAGTCATCGCACCGACCAGTGAGGCTATCCGGCTGATAGAAAAGGAGCCCGCGGCAAACGCCATTCTCCACGTGACCTGTTAG
- a CDS encoding AMP-binding protein: protein MAQFGDDLLPLGRAYHWEHVRASEVYLVQPVNGGSIRTWTWQQTMDEARRIAAFLRAQDWEPGARVATLARNSAWWIIAELGTWMAGMVTVPLYPSLRAESIRALLQHADVRACFLGAVDDIEAMQQGVPAGVLRIAMPNAAPEVLRGSDRRWDKILTEYEPILDSPTRGADALATIIYASSTNGDPRGVMHRFSLFPQMGSTIASLANMDSNERFISYLPLAHIAERGAIEATSLHIGCTVYFTAGQKSLLADLKRARPTLFFSVPRLYLHLRQGVLERVPQPWLNRLLRIPIFSSYVKRQILRQLGLEHVRFAASGAAPLSSEVLAWFRSVGLALVEGYGLTETGITHAPRPDNFRMGYVGPALPGVEVRIGPDEEIQMRSAMNMIGYYRNEETTRESFTEDGFFRTGDKGEMAPDGQLKIIGRIKDQFKTSNGKYVSPAPIEKRFAIHTALEATCVMGNGRAHPFALSVLSAEARRQCESGGLNGELRQALERLLADINAELDPHERISFIALVDGPWDIASGLITPTLKLKRNAIEKRYASHVDEWIAMQKPVLWARGL, encoded by the coding sequence ATGGCGCAGTTCGGCGATGATCTTCTCCCGCTTGGGCGGGCCTACCACTGGGAGCACGTTCGTGCCTCGGAGGTCTATCTCGTCCAGCCCGTGAACGGTGGCAGCATCCGCACCTGGACCTGGCAGCAGACCATGGACGAGGCGCGCCGCATCGCAGCCTTCCTGCGCGCGCAAGACTGGGAGCCTGGCGCACGCGTGGCTACGCTGGCCCGCAACAGTGCCTGGTGGATCATCGCCGAGCTGGGCACATGGATGGCCGGCATGGTCACCGTGCCCCTCTATCCATCGCTCCGCGCGGAGTCCATCCGCGCCCTTCTGCAGCACGCCGATGTCCGCGCCTGCTTCCTCGGCGCCGTGGACGACATCGAGGCTATGCAGCAGGGCGTTCCAGCAGGAGTGCTGCGCATCGCTATGCCCAACGCCGCGCCTGAGGTGCTCCGCGGCAGTGACCGCCGCTGGGACAAGATCCTCACCGAATACGAGCCGATTTTGGACTCACCCACCCGCGGGGCCGATGCGCTGGCCACCATCATCTACGCCTCCAGCACCAACGGTGACCCCAGGGGTGTGATGCATCGCTTCTCCCTCTTCCCGCAGATGGGAAGCACCATCGCCTCGCTGGCCAATATGGACAGCAATGAGCGGTTCATCTCGTATCTTCCGCTGGCACATATCGCCGAGCGCGGCGCCATTGAGGCTACCAGCCTGCATATCGGTTGTACCGTCTACTTCACCGCAGGGCAGAAGAGCTTGCTCGCCGATCTCAAGCGCGCCCGCCCTACGCTCTTCTTCTCTGTGCCTCGGCTGTATCTGCACCTCCGCCAGGGCGTACTGGAGAGAGTGCCGCAACCGTGGCTCAATCGCCTGCTCCGTATCCCCATCTTCAGCAGCTATGTGAAGCGGCAGATCCTGCGCCAGCTCGGGCTGGAGCACGTGCGCTTCGCCGCTTCGGGTGCGGCTCCGCTGTCAAGCGAGGTTCTCGCCTGGTTTCGCAGTGTCGGCCTCGCGCTTGTCGAAGGCTATGGCCTCACCGAGACGGGCATCACCCACGCACCCAGACCAGACAACTTCCGCATGGGATACGTCGGCCCCGCGCTGCCCGGCGTCGAGGTACGCATCGGCCCTGACGAAGAGATCCAGATGCGCAGTGCGATGAACATGATCGGCTACTACCGCAATGAGGAAACAACGCGCGAGTCCTTTACTGAGGATGGCTTCTTTCGTACCGGCGATAAAGGAGAGATGGCTCCCGATGGCCAGCTAAAGATCATTGGCCGCATCAAGGATCAGTTCAAGACCAGTAATGGCAAATACGTTTCACCCGCGCCGATCGAAAAGCGCTTTGCTATCCACACCGCCCTCGAGGCCACCTGTGTCATGGGCAATGGCCGCGCACATCCCTTTGCGCTCTCCGTGCTCTCTGCGGAAGCGCGTAGGCAGTGCGAGAGCGGCGGGCTGAATGGCGAGCTCCGCCAGGCGCTCGAAAGACTGCTCGCCGATATCAATGCGGAACTCGACCCGCACGAGCGGATCTCCTTCATCGCGCTCGTCGATGGGCCCTGGGACATCGCGAGCGGTTTGATTACGCCGACCCTCAAGCTCAAGCGGAATGCGATCGAGAAGCGGTACGCCTCCCACGTGGATGAATGGATTGCGATGCAGAAACCGGTCTTATGGGCGCGCGGCCTATGA
- a CDS encoding electron transfer flavoprotein subunit alpha/FixB family protein encodes MSGVLVLLEHRGGAYNRMSWEALAAGQEMAKAAGQPLTAAIAGHELEPLGSELAGKKLDKGYRVEHALLKDYTADGYVLAIEQLIKKLEPSFVVLPHTYQVRDFAPRLATRFGQVLLADLVGLRKDGDSFVFIRQLFQGKLNADYRHNGPVAGSAPCFLSVQAGAFRADSLEAGSASVEIFSPQLDAGAIRNKPQPPFREAAQTVDLGSASIIVSVGRGIKEQDNLPMVEELAQALGGELAASRPICDNGWLPMERQVGSSGQTVSPKLYLAIGISGAIQHLVGMKGSKTVVAINKDENAPIFEVADYGIVGDLFEVVPALTEAVKKARGA; translated from the coding sequence ATGAGCGGAGTCCTGGTTTTGCTAGAGCATCGCGGCGGAGCGTACAACCGAATGTCCTGGGAGGCATTGGCCGCCGGGCAGGAGATGGCAAAAGCAGCCGGGCAGCCACTGACAGCTGCCATCGCAGGCCACGAACTCGAGCCGCTAGGCAGTGAGCTTGCCGGCAAGAAGCTGGACAAAGGCTATCGCGTTGAGCACGCGCTCCTGAAAGATTACACAGCTGACGGTTACGTGTTGGCGATTGAGCAGCTCATCAAGAAGCTCGAACCCAGCTTCGTCGTTCTGCCTCACACCTATCAGGTACGCGACTTTGCCCCGCGCCTCGCCACGCGTTTCGGTCAGGTGCTGCTGGCGGACCTTGTCGGCCTGCGCAAGGATGGCGACTCTTTTGTCTTCATCCGCCAGCTCTTCCAGGGCAAGCTCAACGCCGACTATCGCCATAACGGCCCCGTCGCCGGTTCAGCCCCATGTTTCCTTTCCGTGCAGGCCGGCGCCTTCCGCGCGGATTCGCTTGAGGCCGGCTCTGCCTCAGTCGAGATATTCTCGCCACAGCTCGATGCCGGCGCCATCCGTAACAAGCCCCAGCCGCCCTTCCGCGAAGCGGCCCAGACCGTCGATCTCGGCTCAGCTTCGATCATCGTCTCGGTCGGTCGCGGCATCAAGGAGCAGGACAACCTGCCTATGGTTGAAGAGTTGGCGCAGGCATTAGGCGGCGAACTTGCCGCATCGCGTCCCATCTGCGACAACGGCTGGCTGCCTATGGAGCGGCAGGTCGGCAGCTCTGGCCAGACCGTCTCGCCCAAACTCTACCTCGCAATCGGCATCTCCGGCGCCATCCAGCATCTGGTTGGTATGAAGGGATCGAAAACCGTCGTCGCTATCAACAAGGATGAGAACGCGCCGATCTTTGAAGTCGCCGACTACGGCATCGTCGGCGATCTCTTCGAAGTGGTTCCAGCGCTTACCGAAGCAGTCAAGAAAGCCAGGGGCGCATAG
- a CDS encoding electron transfer flavoprotein subunit beta/FixA family protein: protein MKIIVAIKQVPVRDSSLHINAGGRWIDEDDLSYEINEPDAYALEEALQLKEKHGGEVVALLAGPERASQTIREALAKGADRAIHIECEDLASLDTLGVASRLAAAIKDEKADLILTGLQSDDLGLGQTGVVLAELLGIPHATIIMQVEVEGGMGSGSGEGSASGLSMRVKRELEDGWFQHVEMPLPALLTIQSGISKLRYATLMGIKKAKTKEVRRVSGSDLPVAAAPTVTLERVYLPEKKKETQLLEGSPNEAAAKLVEKLKFEVRVI from the coding sequence ATGAAGATCATCGTCGCCATCAAGCAGGTGCCAGTCCGCGATTCCAGCCTGCATATCAATGCCGGCGGACGCTGGATCGACGAGGACGATCTCAGCTATGAGATCAACGAGCCTGATGCCTACGCGCTTGAAGAGGCTCTGCAACTCAAGGAGAAGCACGGGGGAGAAGTTGTCGCACTACTTGCCGGGCCCGAGCGCGCCTCCCAGACCATCCGCGAGGCGCTGGCCAAAGGCGCAGACCGCGCCATCCACATCGAATGCGAGGATCTGGCCTCGCTGGATACCCTTGGCGTCGCCAGCCGTCTCGCCGCAGCCATCAAGGACGAGAAGGCCGACCTCATCCTTACCGGGCTGCAATCGGATGATCTGGGCCTCGGTCAGACCGGGGTGGTGCTGGCCGAACTGCTCGGGATTCCGCACGCCACCATCATCATGCAGGTGGAGGTAGAGGGCGGAATGGGAAGCGGCTCAGGCGAGGGATCGGCCAGCGGGTTAAGCATGAGAGTCAAGCGCGAGCTGGAAGATGGCTGGTTCCAGCACGTCGAGATGCCGCTGCCCGCACTGCTCACCATCCAATCCGGTATCAGCAAGCTGCGCTACGCCACGCTCATGGGCATCAAGAAAGCGAAAACCAAGGAAGTCCGCCGCGTCTCCGGAAGCGATCTGCCTGTGGCCGCGGCACCTACGGTGACGCTTGAACGCGTCTACTTGCCGGAAAAGAAGAAGGAGACGCAGCTGCTCGAAGGCTCACCCAACGAAGCTGCGGCGAAACTGGTCGAGAAATTGAAGTTTGAGGTGCGCGTGATATGA